In Sphingomonas profundi, the sequence CAAGACCTGGGAGTCGATCAACCGCAGCTTCCAGTTCGGCGATCTGGCGACACTGCTGATGGTCGAGACGCGGCTGCTCGCGCGCAGCCAGCAGGCGGACGAGGTGGTCAAGCCGGTCGACGCCGCATCGATCGCCGCCGTGCTGAAGGAGCGCGCCCGGCCCGATCGCGAGATGCTCGGCCCGCCGCAGCGCAGCTGGGTGGAGCAGGAGCTGAAGGCATCGGTGGCGGCCGGGCGGCCGTGGCAGGTGCTGGGCAACCAGGTGGTGATGGCGCGCGTGCCGGGGCCGGATATCGTGAAGCTCGCCGGGCCGGAGAAGGCGGCGGCGATGCTGGCCGCGCTGCCGCCCGCCGTCGCCACCCGGCTGAAGACGGCGCAGGCGGGGTTCCGCGCCGGCCTGCCCTACAATCTCGATTCGTGGGACGGCTACCCGCCCGCGCGCCAGCGGCTGTACGAGAGCTTCCGCGCCGCCGGCAGCCGCCCGCTCGTCCTCTCCGGCGACAGCCACGCCTTCTGGGCCAACGACCTGTTCGACGATGGCGGCGCCCTCGTCGCGGTCGAGTTCGGCACCTCCTCGATCACCAGCCCCTCGGTCGGCGACAGCCTGTCCGGCGTGCCGCTGGGCCAGATGCTGGAGGCGGCCGGCGAGGAGGTCGTCTTCTGCGATCAGCGCGCCAAGGGCTACATCCTCCTCACCCTCACGCCGGAACGCGCCCGGGCGGACTATGTCGCCGTCTCGACGATCCTCGCCAAGCCCTATGAGGCCAGGCGGATCGCCGCGTTCGAGGCGCGCGCGGCGGACAAGGGCAGCCGGCTGACCCGCCTCGGCTAGCCTAGCGCCGCTTCGCGCCAGTAGCCGTCGCGCTGCTCACCGTCAGCGGGCTCAGATAGGCGGGATCCTTGATGCCGCCCTTGCGCATCGCGATGCCGGTGAGGCAGGCGTGCATGATGTAGTTGGCGTTCAGCGCGGTGGCGTAGCTGAGATCGAGATACGGCGCGACGTCCAGCATCTCGAAGCCGACGACCTTGGTCTCGGCGCAGATGCGGCGGACCATCGGCACCGCCTCGCGCATCGTCAGGCCGCCCGGCGCCGGCCGCCCAGCGCCGCTGGCGAAGGCGGGATCGAGCACGCTGACGTCGAACGAGACGAAGATGTTCTCCGGGCCGCCGCGCACCTCGTCCAGCACGCTCGCCAGCACCTTGTCCCAGCCGCGGCTCTCCACCTCCGCCATAGTGTGGTAGCGCAGGCCCTGCGTGCGCATCCAGCCCATGTCCTCGCCGCTCATTTCCTGCCCGCGCGTGCCGACCTGGACGATGTCCCGCCCCTGGATCAGCTTCGCCTCGATCAGGCGGGAGACGGCCTGCTGGTCCGAGATGAAGTGCCCGTCACCCTTCATCGCATCGAAATGCGCGTCGAGCTGGACGACGCCGACCTTGCCGACGCCGTACCGGTCCGTCATCGCGGCGACGGTGGGGAACATCAGCGCATGATCGCCGCCGACGATGAACGGGATCACGCCGGTGCCGAGCATCTCGCCGATCATCTTGCGGACATGCTCCACCGTCACCTCGGCGCTCATCTTGTCGACCGAGAGGTCGCCATAGTCGGCGATGCTGAGCTGCACCGTCGGATCGACCCCGGCATAGACGTCGTAGCCGGACGAGCCGTACATCGCCCGCAGGGTGGCCGGCGCGTTCTGCGAGTCCCGCCAGCCGCTGCCGAGATCGAGCGGCACGCCGACGAACGCCACGTCCACCTTGCCCGCCGTCAGATCCTCCGCCCGCAGCGCCACCGGCGCGCCGGCGAAGGTGGGAATCGGATCCTGCTCGTACAAATAGCGCTTCAGGCTGAACGGGCCGGGATCGCGCTGATACTCGTCCAGGGTGGCCGGGCGCAGCACGGTTGACGCGTTGTAATCGCCCGCCTGCGGGTTCAGCGGCACGGCGGCCATGTCCTCCACCGGATCGAGCGGCTGCACCGGATCGGCGGCGACGGCGGGATCGCCCGGCTGGAACTTCGCCGCCTCGATCGTCTGCATCATCGAGGCGACGGTCGCCTGCGCCGCCGCGGCGTCCTGACGCGACAGGATCGTCATCAGCCGGTCGCGGGTCAGCCCGAACCGCTGGAGCATCGCGGGATCGTCGACGAAGGCCTGCTGCGCCGGCGTCAGCGCCACCTGCACCGCGGCGGGCGCGATGCCGGCCGCCAGCGCCATGGCGAGAGCGGCGCCCCTCAGCGCCGGAATGCGCGGGAAAGCGATCACTTCTTCGCTCCGTAATAATTGTCTTGGCCGTGCTCGGAGGACAGCGGGCTGAAATAATTGGCCTGGACGATGCCCTTCTTGCGCATCGCGATGCCGGTGAGGCAGGCGAACATCAGGCTGTTGCCGTTCAGCGCGCTGCGATAGGTCGGGTCGAGCTGCGGCGCGAGCTCGACGATGTCGAAGCCGACCACGTTCGATTCCGCGCACAGCCGCCGCATGATCGGGATCGCCTCGCGCATCGTCAGGCCGCCCGCCACCGGCGTGCCGGTGCCCGGCTCGAAGGCGGGATCCAGCACGTCCACATCGAACGAGATGTAGAGATACTTGGTGTTCTTGCTCGCCTCCTTCACGACGCGCTCCATCACCGCGTCCCAGCCGCGCCGCTCCACCTCGGCCATCGTGTGGTAGTGCATGCCGATCAGCCGCTCCCACTCGTAATAATCCTTGGTGTAGTGGGCGCGCAGGCCGACCTGGATATAATCCTCCGGCCGGATGTGGCCTTCCTTCATCACCCGGTAGATCGGCTGGCCGTGATCGAGCAGGTGGACGCGGCCGCGCCCCGTATCCAGATGCGAATCGAAGTGGATGACGCCGACATTGCCCTTGCCGTAGACGTCGGCCATCGCCGCCACGTTCGGATATTCCAGCGAATGGTCGCCGCCGATGATGACCGGGATCGCCTTGGTTCTGGCGATCTCGCGCACCATGCGGCGCACCTCCTGCACGCTGCGCTCGGTGCTCATCTGGTCGATCGCGACGTTGCCGTAATCGACGATGTTCAGCACCTCGTTGGGCGAGATCATGCTCGACACGTCGGTGCCGCCGGTGCCGATCCGCGCCACGCGCATGGCGTTCGGGCCGTGGCGGGCGTCGCGCCAGCCGGATCCCATATCGAGCGGCGCGCCCAGGATCGCCACGTCCACCTTGCCCGCGATCAGATCCTGCGGGGTGAACGCCACGGGCGATCCGTTGAAGGTGGAGAAGCCGCCGCCGCCGCGCAGGTAGCGGGAGAGCACGATCGGGCCGGGCTGCCGCTTCGGGTTCAGCCCCGGCGGCCGCAGCAGGTGCCAGTCGTTGAAGCGGGGCGACCTGGTGTCGAGCGGGATCGTCTCCGGATCGCGCCCTTTGCGGAACTGCACCTGCTGCGCAACCGCGATGATCGCATCGACATAGGCTTCGATCTGCTGGGCCGACGCGGCCTTGCGCACGCGATCGAATAGCACCTCGCCGCGCACCACCACGCGCGCCCGGCCGCTCTGGATGAAGGCGATCTTGTCGGCGGGCAGCGGCTTCAGCCTGGCCATCACGTCGGCCGGGATGGTCAGCGGCTCGACCGGCATCAGGCCGGGCGTATAGGCGTCGATGTGGCGCGGTATCTCGCCCGGCCGCGTCGGCGGGCCTTTCACCAGCGGCGCGCCGCCGCCCGGTCGCACCGGCGGCTTGGCCGGATCGACGTTGCCCTGCGGCAGATCCGCCCGCGTCGGCTCGGCCGCCATCAGGCGGGAGAGCAGGAGCGGCATCGCCAGCGCGGCGGCCAGCAGCTTCAGACGTGTCCTCATGCGATATCCCAGCGCCCATCGTTGCGGCGCCTCCCCCGGCGAGGGCTGCGCCTGTCGGGATGCTAGGCGCTCGCCGGGCGCCGGGACATGAGGCGTTTGACGCAGATGCGGAGCGGCCACCCGCCGGAATGATAAGCGCGGGCTTTACCATCACCCTTATCCCGCCGGTGAGCATCGCTGCCTAGACCGGCGGGATGACGATCCGCCGCATGCGCCTTCTGCCGACGCTGCTCGCCGCCTGCGCCGCGTCCACGCCGCTCGCCGCGCAGGTGCGCATCGTCGTCGACGGGCAGGTGCAGGAGGTGCCGGACGGCGTGGTCCGCACGATCACCGTCCGCCCCGGCGGCGCGCGCACCGTGCGCGACACGCCGTTCCGCGGCGAAGCCATGCCGGGATCGGCCACGATCACCACCACCGAGACGATCGACGAGGATGCGCGCGGCCGCACGATCAGCCGCACCGTCGTGACGCGGATCGAGCCGGTCGTCGCCATCGCCTATGCCCGCCCCACGCGTCCGGCTCCGCTGCCGCCACGCCCGGCGCCGCGCCTGCAACTCGACGCCGAGGCGCTTGGGCTGGCGGTGCAGGACGCGCCCGCGCCGGTGCGCATTCCCCGCGATCCGGCGACCGGCCACTTCGTCGCCACGATCCGGATCAACGGCGTGCCGGTGCGCGCGATCGTCGATACCGGCGCCGCCAACACGATCCTTTCCGCGCGCGATGCGTGGGCCACGGGTGCTGCGGAGGATGTGATCGGCAATCGCCGCATGATCGGCATCGGCGGGCTGACGGTGCTGGATGTGGCGCGGTTGCGCTCGTTCGAGATCGCCGGCCAGCAGTTCGGCGGCATATCGGCGGCGATCGGCCAGCAGGGGCTCGATTACACGCTGCTGGGGCAGACCGAGCTTGTTCGCCTGGGCCGCATCGTGATCGAGGATGGCGTGATGACGATCAGCCCGCACGCGCAGCAGGTCGCCGCCCGCTGAGCGGCGGCACGGGCATTCAGATCCAGCTCGGCATCATCGTGATCGCCACGACCGCGAAGATCGAGGCGCAGAGCGCCGCTTCCATCGCCTTCATCCGGCCCGGCCTGCCGGCCACCATCCTGTCCGAAAACGTCCGCATCGATCCACCGCTTTCCTGATCGTGCGACCTGCATGACAGCGTCGCCTTCACCAACCTTCAAGCGGAACGGTAAACGCGCGGAAAAGTGCCCCGCGTGGTTGGTAATGCTTGTCTAACCATTGATGGTTAACCTTGCCGTGATGAAACATTGCGACGTTCGCGCCGAAACCGCCACGCCCGCCGGATCGCCGGTGCGCATCCTGTTCGTCGCCACGATCCTCACCGGGTCGCTGCTGCTGTTCCTGGTGCAGCCGATGGTCGCGCGGATGGCGCTGCCCCGCCTGGGCGGCGCGCCGGCGGTGTGGAACAGCGCGATGCTCGTCTACCAGGCGCTGCTGCTCGGCGGCTATGCCTATGCCCACGCGCTCGGCCGGCTGACGCCCGGACGGCAGGCGCTGGTGCATGTCGGGCTGATGCTGGCCGCCGCCTGCTGGCTGCCGATCGGCCTGGCCCGCATCGAGATGCCGGCGGGCGTCACCCCGGCCTTGTGGGTGCCGTGGCTGCTGTCGCTCTCGATCGGGCCGCTGTTCTTCGTGGTCGCGGCGCAGGCGCCGCTGATCCAGCGATGGTTCGCCCTGCGCTTCCCCGGCGCCAACCCCTATTCGCTCTACGCGGCGTCCAATCTCGGCAGCTTCGGCGGCCTGCTCGCCTACCCCCTGCTCGTCGAGCCGACCTTGACGGTGGCGCATCAGAGCCTGCTGTGGACGCTCGGCTACGCCGCACTAGTGGCGCTCGTCCTCGCCTGCTGCGCCACCCGCCGCACGACCGGGCATCAGCCAGACCTTGCCGGCGACGCGGTTGCCGCGTCGCCGCCGCCCTCGCTGCGCGATCGCGCGCGCTGGGTGGCGCTGGCGGCCGTGCCGTCCGGGCTCATGCTGTCCACCACGACGCATCTGACGACCGACATCGTCGCCATGCCGCTGATCTGGGTGGTGCCGCTCGGCCTCTACCTGCTCAGCTTCTCGGTCGCCTTCGCCGCGCGGGATCGGGTGCCGCTGGGCATCGCCCGCACCTTTCCGGTCATGCTGGTGGCCGGCGCGCAGACGGCGTTCGCCAACGCCGCCGCCTACCCGCTCCTCTCCGCCGCGACGAACCTGGCGCTGCTGTTCGTCGTCGCCGTGACGCTGCATCGGGAGATGTACCGCACCCGTCCCGGCACCGCGCACCTCACCGGCTTCTACCTGGCGATGTCGGTCGGCGGCGTGGTGGGCGGGCTGTTCTGTGCGCTCGCGGCGCCCCTGCTGTTCGACTGGGCGTATGAGCATCCGCTGCTGATCGTCGCGGCGGCGCTGCTGATGCCGCAGGCCTCGCTGTTCGGCTGGCTCGCCCGGCTGCGGGCCGATCCGGAACGGGCGGCGCGGCTCACGCGCTGGCTGGGCCTCGCCACCGGCCTGCTGGCGCTCGCCGCCGGCGGCTTCCTGGGCGGCGATCCGTCGCCGGGCATCGCGCTGGCGATCATCGGCCTGCTCGCCTCTGCCGCCTTCGTCGCGGTGGGCCGCCGGGCGCTGTTCGGTCTCGCGATCGTCGCCGTGATGCTGGCGAGCGGCGGCTGGCAGACGATGCTGCAGTCGTTCGTCTCCGGCAAGCGTGTGCGCAGCTACTACGGCATCTACACCGTCGCCGATCAGGCGGACGCCACCCGCATCCTGATCCACGGCACCACCACCCACGGCGTGCAGCGCACGGCACCGGGGCACGAGCGGGATGCCACCAGCTACTATGCGCCGCTCTCCGGCGTGGGCCTGGCGATGACGGCGGCGCCCGCGCTGTTCGGCCCTTCGGCGCGGATCGGCGTCGTCGGGCTCGGCGCCGGCACGCTCGCCTGCTACGCGCGGCCGGGGCAGGACTGGCGCTTCTACGAGATCGATCCGGCGGTCGTCGCGATCGCCCGCGATCCGCGCCGCTTCACCTTCCTCTCGCGCTGCACGCCCGGCGTGCCGATCGAGATCGGCGACGCGCGGCTCAGCCTGTCGCGCGCGCCGGCCGGCGGGCTGGACCTGCTGGTGGTCGATGCCTTCTCGTCGGATTCGGTGCCGATGCACCTGCTCACGCGCGAGGCGCTGGGCGTCTATCGCCGCGCGCTGGCCCCCGGCGGGCTGCTGATGGTCCACATCTCGAACCGCTTCTTCGATCTGGAGCCGGTGCTCGCCGCCGCCGCGCGGGCGGACGGGCTGGCCGCAGCGCTGCGCGACTACACGCCGGACGCGCGCGCCGCGAAGGCGGCCGCCGCCCGCTCGATCTGGGTGGCGCTCTCGCCCGATCCACGCACCCTGGCCCGCCTCACCGCCGGACGCGCGGACGGCTGGCGGCCGCTCGTCGACCGGCCGGGTTTCCGCGCGTGGAGCGACGATTACGGATCCGTCCTGCCCGTCCTGCGCGGGCTGCGCTGACACGGATGCGCCTGCCCGAACCGTGATCGTCGCGCCGGCCGCATCGTAATCGCCGCGGCCTTCGACATTGGTCGAAGTCCGCGAAGGGACCGCTCGCGATCGGTGCGGCGGCGGCCAAGTCACGCCCGTGACTTAACATTTCCTTCAGCGCGGCGTGGCAGAAGCGTGCGACCCTGGTCTCTCACGCGGTGTTCGGGAAACGGTGTTGCTCAAAATCTATACCTGTCTCGCGACCCAGCACGATTTGCGGCTGGTGCTGCTCGCCGGGGCGATCTGCCTGTTCGCCTCGCTCACCGCCTTCACCCTCGCGGGGCACCTGCGGACGGCTTCGTGCCGTCGCCGGCTGCGGTGGATCGTCGCCTTGTCCTTCGTCGCCGGATCGGGCGTGTGGGCGACGCACTTCATCGCGATGCTCGCCTACGAACCGGGCCTGCCCACCGCTTACTCGCCGGACTACACGATCGTCTCGGTGCTGATCGCGATCGCGATGAGCGCCGCCGCCTTCACCCGCCGCACGGTGCTGGGGCGCACGCTGCTGATGACGGCCGGCATCGCAATGATGCACTTCATCGGCATGGCCGCGCTGGAGACGACCGGCCGGGTCATCTACGAGGGCGGCCTCGCCGCCGTCGCCATCCTGCTCGGCGGCGTGCTGGTCGGCTGCGCCATGCTGCGGTTCCAGCGTTCGGATGGCGGCATCGCCGTGCAGCCGGCTGTGCTGTTCACCCTCGCCGTCTGCACGATCCACTTCGGCGCGATGGCGGCGGCCACCGTGCTTCCCGACAACACCGCCACGATCGATGCCGGCGCGATCAGCTCCAGCGGCCTCGCCACCGCCGTCACCTCGCTGATCGTCGCCCTGCTCGCCGTCGCCTTCGCCACCGTGCTGGCGGACAGCCGCCTGGCCAAGAGCGCGCTGCAGGAGGCGGAGCGGCTGAAGCACTTCACGGATTGCTCGCTGGAAGGGCTGCTGATCCTGGACGGCGACGAGGTCGTCGATGCGAACAGCATCTTCTGGACGATGGCGCGGTTCGATCCGGCGGCCCCGCCGCACGGTCTGCGCGTGGCGCAGGTGCTGCCCGGCCACCGCGCGAGCCACGCCGCCGCGGCCGGTAGCGGCTTCGTCGAGGCGGCGCTTCGCCGCGGTGACGGCACGACGATGGACGTGGAGACCGCCTCGCGCGGCGGCACGATGGCCGGCGAGCGGCGCGAGATGATCGTCGTGCGCGACATCAGCGATCGCAAGGCCGCCGCCGCCCGCATCGCCCATCTCGCCAGCCACGATCCGCTGACGGGCGCGGCCAACCGGCTCACCTTCACCGCCGCCGTCGATCGCGCGATCGCTACGTCGGGCCGCGACCATCCGGCGGTGATGCTGTGCCTCGATCTCGATCGCTTCAAGGCGGTCAACGATCTCTACGGCCATCCGGCGGGCGATGCCGTGCTGATCGAGGCGACCCGCCGAATCCAGGGCTGCCTGGAGGACGGCGACACGCTGGCCCGGCTGGGCGGCGACGAGTTCGCCATCATCCGCCCGGCCAGCGGCGGGCCGCAGCATGCCGGCCTGCTCGCCGAGCGCATCATCGATCGCCTGGCGGAACGCTTCCCCGTGGGCGAGATGGCGGCCACGATCGGCACCAGCATCGGCATCGCCTTCTACCCGACCGACGCGGAGACCGGCGAGGATCTGCACAAGAAGGCCGATCTCGCGCTCTACCGCGCTAAGGCGCAGGGGCGCGGCGCCTTCCACTTCTTCGACGACAGCATGGATCAGCAGATCGTCGAGCGGCACCGCCTGGAAGCCGATCTGCGCGAGGCGATCGAGCGGCGGCAGCTGGACCTGCACTTCCAGCCGCTCGCGAGCCTGGAGACGGGCGAGATCGTCGGCTTCGAGGCGCTGCTGCGCTGGAACCATCCGCAGCGCGGCGCCGTATCGCCGAGCGTGTTCATCCCGCTGGCCGAGGAGACCGGCCTGATCGTGCCGATCGGCGAGTGGGTGCTCCGCCGCGCCTGCCGCGAGGCGGCGAGCTGGCAGCAGCCGCTAAAGATCGCGGTCAACCTCTCGCCCGTGCAGTTCGCCATCGGCGATATCGCCACGCTGATCGAGACGGTGCTGCGCGAGAGCCGGCTCGATCCGTGCCGGCTGGATCTTGAGATAACCGAGGGCCTGCTGATCAAGGATGCGGACAAGGCGCTGGCCGTGCTGCACCGGCTGAAGGCGCTGGGCTGCCAGATCGCGATGGACGATTTCGGCACCGGCTATTCCTCGCTCAGCTACTTCCGCCAGTTCCCGTTCGACAAGGTGAAGATCGACCAGTCGTTCGTGCGCGACATGGCGGACAATCCGCAGGCGCTGGCGATCGTGAAGGCGGTGATCGGCCTCGGCCGCGGCCTCGGCATGTCGGTGCTGGCCGAGGGCGTGGAGACGGCCGCGCAGATGCACCTCCTCCAGCAGGAGGGTTGCGAGCAGATGCAGGGCTATCTGATCAGCCGGCCGCAGCCGATCCGCTTCTTCGAATCAGTCGTGATCGATCATGTGAAGCCGGCGCTGCGCGACGACGGCGCCATCGCCGCCTGATCGCCGCCCCGCCGGGCGCGCCGTCAGTTCGGATTGTCGGTCGTGCCGCCGCTCTGCGATGGGCCGCCGGCCCCGCCCACCCGGCCGATATTGCCGAACAGCTCGCGGAAGAAGCCGCGATTGCGGCCGAGCGTCGGCGTCTTGTCGCCATCGGGCGAGATGCTGACCACCTTCTCCATGCCGCCCTTCTGCACCGATACCACGTTGCCGGCCGCGTCGAACTTCACCGCCAGGATCGTCTGCGCGACGGGCTTGGGCCGGCTGAAGGCGAACTGCCGCGTGTCGCGCGACACATAATACCAGCTGCGGTCGCCGTCGAACTCGCCGGCGAAGCTCGGCCGGCCGAGCGTCTTGGCGACGGAATCGCGATTGTCGATGCCGGGCTGCACCGTATCGATCAGCGTGCTGTCGACGACATAGCCCTTGTGGTCGCGGATGCGCGCGCAGCCGGCGGTGATCGCCAGCGCGCCGCCGGCCAGCACGATCGTCGCGATACGAGCAGGCGAAGGGCGGGCGGACGAGGGGCGGGCGGAGGAGGAACGGCGCGCCGATCGGCCGGAACGGGAAGCGGGCATCCGTGCAATCTCCTCAACACGGCCGGCAAGGCCGCAACACGGCTCCGCAAACCCGTTGCATCGGGAGCCGGCCGCCTCAATATGCGGGGAGACCATGCCGACGCAAGCGCGGCGAACATCGCGTGAGGCGCCCCTTGTCCATCTTCCGTCGGTTCTTCAGCGGCAGCGATCTGCGCGCACCGCTCCGGCCGCTCTACGCCGCCATCGTCGCCAGGGGCCGCGACCCCGCCTGGTATCGCGACGGCGCGGTGCCCGACACGCTGGACGGCCGGTTCGACATGATCGCGGCGATGCTCGCCCTCGTGCTCATCCGGCTGGAAGCCGCCGGCGCGCCGGCGCGCGAGCCGTCGACGCTGCTGACCGAGCTGTTCGTCGACGACATGGACGGGCAGCTGCGCCAGGCCGGCATCGGCGACGTGGTGGTCGGCAAGCATATCGGCAAGATGATGAGCGCGCTCGGCGGCCGCATCACGGCCTATCGCGCGGCGCTGGCCGGTGCGGAGGATCTGCCCGCGGCGCTCACTCGCAACCTCTATCGCGGCGCGGCGCCGGCGCCCGATGCGCTCGCCCTGGTCGCCGGGCGGATGCGCGCGTTCCACCGGCAGCTGGCCGACACGCCCGCCGACACGATCATCGCGGGCGACCTGCCGTGACGGCGGCGGCCAGCGAGTTCCCGCGCCCGGTGCGGATCGACACGATCGGTGAGGCGGAGCGCGCCATCACCGTCACGGCCGACGAGGCGGAGCGCGCGGCCCTCGCCCGCCGCTTCGATCTCGTCGCGATCGATCGCCTCTCGGCCGAGATACGCGTGCGGCGTGCGGGCGAGATCGTCCACGCCGAGGGCGTCGTCTCTGCCGCCGTCACCCAGTCCTGCGTGGCGACGGGCGCGCCGCTTGCCGCCACGCTCGCCGTGCCGCTCGAGCTGCGCTTCGTGCCGGAGCCGTTCGCCGCCGCGCAGGACGAGATCGAGCTCGACGCCGCCGATTGCGACACCGTCGGCTACGATGGCGGCGCGATCGACGTGGGCGAGGCTGCGGCCGAGACGCTCTACCTCGCGCTCGATCCCTTTCCCCGCGCGCACGATGCCGATGCCGTGCTGAAGGCGGCCGGCGTGATCGCCGAGGAGGATGCCGGCCCCTTCGCCGCGCTGAAGGGCCTGCGCGACCGCCTGGGAGAGTGAGGACGACGCGCCGACCCGCGTGGATCTATCGCCGCAGCAGCGCGATCAGCACGGGATCGCGGGTCGCCGCCGGATCGGCGCGGATCGCCGCCTCCTCCCGCCCGATGACGCGGAAGATGCCGTCGGCCGCCTGCTCGGCGACCGTGCGGCCAAGCTCCAGATAGTCGATGCCGGTCTGCTCGGCGGCGGCGGCGCTCAGCGCGCTCAGCAGGTCGGAGCGGAGCAGGCCGGCCAGCTCCGGCACCATCACCTCGACGACATGGCCGCCGATGCGCTGGTGCAGCAGGTCGGTCGCCGCCTGCGGGCCGCCGCGCAGCGTGCGCACCGCATCGGCGGTGAACATGCCGCGGATCGACTCGAGCACGTAGGGGGCTGCCCGCTGCGCCGCGCGCCCGGCGACATCGTTGAGCGCGAGCGAC encodes:
- a CDS encoding agmatinase family protein, with translation MRTRLKLLAAALAMPLLLSRLMAAEPTRADLPQGNVDPAKPPVRPGGGAPLVKGPPTRPGEIPRHIDAYTPGLMPVEPLTIPADVMARLKPLPADKIAFIQSGRARVVVRGEVLFDRVRKAASAQQIEAYVDAIIAVAQQVQFRKGRDPETIPLDTRSPRFNDWHLLRPPGLNPKRQPGPIVLSRYLRGGGGFSTFNGSPVAFTPQDLIAGKVDVAILGAPLDMGSGWRDARHGPNAMRVARIGTGGTDVSSMISPNEVLNIVDYGNVAIDQMSTERSVQEVRRMVREIARTKAIPVIIGGDHSLEYPNVAAMADVYGKGNVGVIHFDSHLDTGRGRVHLLDHGQPIYRVMKEGHIRPEDYIQVGLRAHYTKDYYEWERLIGMHYHTMAEVERRGWDAVMERVVKEASKNTKYLYISFDVDVLDPAFEPGTGTPVAGGLTMREAIPIMRRLCAESNVVGFDIVELAPQLDPTYRSALNGNSLMFACLTGIAMRKKGIVQANYFSPLSSEHGQDNYYGAKK
- a CDS encoding agmatinase family protein; protein product: MIAFPRIPALRGAALAMALAAGIAPAAVQVALTPAQQAFVDDPAMLQRFGLTRDRLMTILSRQDAAAAQATVASMMQTIEAAKFQPGDPAVAADPVQPLDPVEDMAAVPLNPQAGDYNASTVLRPATLDEYQRDPGPFSLKRYLYEQDPIPTFAGAPVALRAEDLTAGKVDVAFVGVPLDLGSGWRDSQNAPATLRAMYGSSGYDVYAGVDPTVQLSIADYGDLSVDKMSAEVTVEHVRKMIGEMLGTGVIPFIVGGDHALMFPTVAAMTDRYGVGKVGVVQLDAHFDAMKGDGHFISDQQAVSRLIEAKLIQGRDIVQVGTRGQEMSGEDMGWMRTQGLRYHTMAEVESRGWDKVLASVLDEVRGGPENIFVSFDVSVLDPAFASGAGRPAPGGLTMREAVPMVRRICAETKVVGFEMLDVAPYLDLSYATALNANYIMHACLTGIAMRKGGIKDPAYLSPLTVSSATATGAKRR
- a CDS encoding alkaline phosphatase D family protein, with product MTGPVIDRRSALALIGAGAALPAAGQAATPAAASFAHGVASGDPATDGAILWTRVTTDAAAVPVRWSVAESEGGKPVASGTAEARAARDHTVKVEAGRLKPGRDYWYWFEAAGTRSPVGRFRTLPEGKAADVVMAVVSCQLYANGLFNAYDAIAREARLDAVVHLGDYIYEYDPLDYGGANARALNRLVKPDHEIVTLADYRARHASYKTDADLQAAHARAAFICVWDDHETANDSWTGGAENHQPATEGDWKARKAAAIQAYFEWMPIRDPIPGKTWESINRSFQFGDLATLLMVETRLLARSQQADEVVKPVDAASIAAVLKERARPDREMLGPPQRSWVEQELKASVAAGRPWQVLGNQVVMARVPGPDIVKLAGPEKAAAMLAALPPAVATRLKTAQAGFRAGLPYNLDSWDGYPPARQRLYESFRAAGSRPLVLSGDSHAFWANDLFDDGGALVAVEFGTSSITSPSVGDSLSGVPLGQMLEAAGEEVVFCDQRAKGYILLTLTPERARADYVAVSTILAKPYEARRIAAFEARAADKGSRLTRLG
- a CDS encoding bifunctional diguanylate cyclase/phosphodiesterase produces the protein MLKIYTCLATQHDLRLVLLAGAICLFASLTAFTLAGHLRTASCRRRLRWIVALSFVAGSGVWATHFIAMLAYEPGLPTAYSPDYTIVSVLIAIAMSAAAFTRRTVLGRTLLMTAGIAMMHFIGMAALETTGRVIYEGGLAAVAILLGGVLVGCAMLRFQRSDGGIAVQPAVLFTLAVCTIHFGAMAAATVLPDNTATIDAGAISSSGLATAVTSLIVALLAVAFATVLADSRLAKSALQEAERLKHFTDCSLEGLLILDGDEVVDANSIFWTMARFDPAAPPHGLRVAQVLPGHRASHAAAAGSGFVEAALRRGDGTTMDVETASRGGTMAGERREMIVVRDISDRKAAAARIAHLASHDPLTGAANRLTFTAAVDRAIATSGRDHPAVMLCLDLDRFKAVNDLYGHPAGDAVLIEATRRIQGCLEDGDTLARLGGDEFAIIRPASGGPQHAGLLAERIIDRLAERFPVGEMAATIGTSIGIAFYPTDAETGEDLHKKADLALYRAKAQGRGAFHFFDDSMDQQIVERHRLEADLREAIERRQLDLHFQPLASLETGEIVGFEALLRWNHPQRGAVSPSVFIPLAEETGLIVPIGEWVLRRACREAASWQQPLKIAVNLSPVQFAIGDIATLIETVLRESRLDPCRLDLEITEGLLIKDADKALAVLHRLKALGCQIAMDDFGTGYSSLSYFRQFPFDKVKIDQSFVRDMADNPQALAIVKAVIGLGRGLGMSVLAEGVETAAQMHLLQQEGCEQMQGYLISRPQPIRFFESVVIDHVKPALRDDGAIAA
- a CDS encoding outer membrane protein assembly factor BamE, whose amino-acid sequence is MPASRSGRSARRSSSARPSSARPSPARIATIVLAGGALAITAGCARIRDHKGYVVDSTLIDTVQPGIDNRDSVAKTLGRPSFAGEFDGDRSWYYVSRDTRQFAFSRPKPVAQTILAVKFDAAGNVVSVQKGGMEKVVSISPDGDKTPTLGRNRGFFRELFGNIGRVGGAGGPSQSGGTTDNPN
- a CDS encoding retropepsin-like aspartic protease family protein, with the protein product MTIRRMRLLPTLLAACAASTPLAAQVRIVVDGQVQEVPDGVVRTITVRPGGARTVRDTPFRGEAMPGSATITTTETIDEDARGRTISRTVVTRIEPVVAIAYARPTRPAPLPPRPAPRLQLDAEALGLAVQDAPAPVRIPRDPATGHFVATIRINGVPVRAIVDTGAANTILSARDAWATGAAEDVIGNRRMIGIGGLTVLDVARLRSFEIAGQQFGGISAAIGQQGLDYTLLGQTELVRLGRIVIEDGVMTISPHAQQVAAR
- a CDS encoding spermidine synthase, which encodes MKHCDVRAETATPAGSPVRILFVATILTGSLLLFLVQPMVARMALPRLGGAPAVWNSAMLVYQALLLGGYAYAHALGRLTPGRQALVHVGLMLAAACWLPIGLARIEMPAGVTPALWVPWLLSLSIGPLFFVVAAQAPLIQRWFALRFPGANPYSLYAASNLGSFGGLLAYPLLVEPTLTVAHQSLLWTLGYAALVALVLACCATRRTTGHQPDLAGDAVAASPPPSLRDRARWVALAAVPSGLMLSTTTHLTTDIVAMPLIWVVPLGLYLLSFSVAFAARDRVPLGIARTFPVMLVAGAQTAFANAAAYPLLSAATNLALLFVVAVTLHREMYRTRPGTAHLTGFYLAMSVGGVVGGLFCALAAPLLFDWAYEHPLLIVAAALLMPQASLFGWLARLRADPERAARLTRWLGLATGLLALAAGGFLGGDPSPGIALAIIGLLASAAFVAVGRRALFGLAIVAVMLASGGWQTMLQSFVSGKRVRSYYGIYTVADQADATRILIHGTTTHGVQRTAPGHERDATSYYAPLSGVGLAMTAAPALFGPSARIGVVGLGAGTLACYARPGQDWRFYEIDPAVVAIARDPRRFTFLSRCTPGVPIEIGDARLSLSRAPAGGLDLLVVDAFSSDSVPMHLLTREALGVYRRALAPGGLLMVHISNRFFDLEPVLAAAARADGLAAALRDYTPDARAAKAAAARSIWVALSPDPRTLARLTAGRADGWRPLVDRPGFRAWSDDYGSVLPVLRGLR